From the Meriones unguiculatus strain TT.TT164.6M chromosome 12, Bangor_MerUng_6.1, whole genome shotgun sequence genome, one window contains:
- the Insl5 gene encoding LOW QUALITY PROTEIN: insulin-like peptide INSL5 (The sequence of the model RefSeq protein was modified relative to this genomic sequence to represent the inferred CDS: deleted 1 base in 1 codon; substituted 1 base at 1 genomic stop codon), translated as MSLEKSPESGFGPSAVSRQSLIYSLEEGPPQDLTLLLPGPCHSQLPELQEIPFWVYKFLNCWHFVYYSLNELRHIKYKCRENRSAGCIATSRSRKANQGRNLQQRDRKSTPLFLPAVADGSVNTVKIRRRGPTLALFLFSVLCAVLEVRGKETVKLCGLGYVRTVRDICAQLXGSLHAQQAETRNHLQLPDRQEASKETLEYNFPQTVMSGQEFVQDPQAPMEGLWQSRKHWVISRQYLQALCCAEGCSIAELSTLC; from the exons ATGTCCTTAGAAAAGTCCCCAGAGAGCGGCTTTGGCCCTTCTGCTGTGTCGAGGCAATCATTAATCTACAGCCTAGAAGAGGGTCCTCCCCAGGATCTGACCCTGCTGCTACCTGGTCCTTGTCATTCTCAGCTTCCAGAATTACAAGAAATACCTTTCTGGGTTTATAAATTTCTGAACTGCTGGCATTTTGTTTACTACAGTCTGAATGAACTAAGGCACATCAAATACAAATGCCGAGAAAACAGAAGTG CAGGCTGTATAGCAACTTCCAGATCTAGGAAAGCTAACCAGGGAAGAAACCTCCAG CAACGAGATCGTAAAAGCACACCGCTATTCCTTCCTGCGGTCGCCGACGGGtcagtaaatactgttaaaaTAAG GAGGAGGGGTCCTACTCTTGCTCTGTTTCTCTTCTCAGTCCTGTGTGCTGTCCTGGAAGTAAGA GGCAAGGAGACGGTGAAGCTCTGcggcctgggctatgtgagaacAGTGAGGGACATCTGTGCACAGCTGTAGGGGTCTCTTCACGCTCAGCAAG CTGAGACAAGAAACCACCTCCAGCTCCCAGACCGACAGGAGGCGTCCAAGGAAACTCTGGAGTACAACTTTCCTCAGACAGTTATGTCAGGACAGGAGTTTGTTCAGGATCCACAGGCCCCCATGGAAGGGCTCTGGCAGTCCAGGAAGCACTGGGTGATATCCAGACAATATCTGCAAGCTCTGTGCTGCGCCGAGGGCTGCTCCATAGCTGAGCTCAGCACCCTCTGTTAG